A single genomic interval of Ramlibacter sp. harbors:
- a CDS encoding disulfide bond formation protein B: protein MLLNWFDSHPRRVFAAVCAACVAMLAFGLYLQHVVGLEPCPMCIVQRYALILVAVFAGLAGATGRKGPQIGLGLLALLSAGFGGFVAARQSWLQWYPPEIASCGRDFYGMIETFPLKRAIPMIFKGSGDCTKVDWTFLGGSIANWSFVCFLGFLGVFLVLLWRAAARRA from the coding sequence ATCTTGTTGAACTGGTTTGATTCGCACCCGCGCCGGGTGTTTGCCGCGGTCTGCGCCGCCTGCGTGGCCATGCTGGCCTTTGGCCTGTACCTGCAGCACGTGGTGGGCCTGGAGCCTTGTCCGATGTGCATCGTGCAGCGGTACGCTCTCATTTTGGTAGCAGTCTTTGCCGGCCTGGCCGGGGCCACCGGGCGAAAGGGCCCGCAAATCGGGCTGGGCCTGCTGGCCCTGCTGAGCGCGGGCTTTGGCGGCTTCGTGGCGGCCCGCCAGAGCTGGCTGCAGTGGTACCCGCCCGAGATCGCATCCTGCGGGCGCGACTTCTACGGGATGATCGAAACCTTCCCGCTCAAGCGCGCCATCCCCATGATCTTCAAGGGCAGCGGCGACTGCACCAAGGTCGACTGGACCTTTCTGGGCGGCTCGATCGCCAACTGGTCGTTCGTGTGCTTCCTGGGCTTCCTGGGGGTCTTCCTTGTGCTCCTGTGGCGTGCTGCCGCGCGCCGCGCCTGA
- a CDS encoding LysE family translocator yields MTLTTLLLFSLVALVAIATPGPTVLLALANGSRWGVRRALPGMLGAVLSDFVLVGAVALGLGALLAASEFWFSVLKWAGAAYLGWLGMRLLRSGGGFELPGSGHEAAPPTARSVFSKSFLVAVTNPKGYIFCSALLPQFIDPAAAQAPQYLTIAIVFAGLDFSVMLGYAFVGARAVRLLRASAAKWLDRFCGGALLALAGSLAFYRRANS; encoded by the coding sequence ATGACCCTCACCACCCTGCTGCTGTTTTCGCTGGTCGCCCTGGTGGCCATTGCCACCCCCGGCCCCACCGTGCTGCTGGCCCTGGCCAACGGCTCGCGCTGGGGTGTGCGCCGCGCGCTGCCGGGCATGCTGGGCGCCGTGCTCTCGGACTTTGTGCTCGTGGGCGCGGTGGCGCTGGGCCTGGGCGCGCTGCTGGCGGCCTCCGAGTTCTGGTTTTCGGTGCTCAAGTGGGCCGGCGCCGCCTACCTGGGCTGGCTGGGCATGCGCCTGCTGCGGTCGGGCGGCGGCTTCGAGCTGCCGGGCTCGGGCCACGAGGCCGCCCCGCCCACGGCCCGCAGCGTGTTCAGCAAATCGTTTTTGGTGGCGGTGACCAACCCCAAGGGCTACATCTTCTGCTCGGCCCTGCTGCCGCAGTTCATTGACCCCGCGGCGGCGCAGGCCCCCCAGTACCTCACCATCGCCATCGTCTTCGCGGGGCTGGACTTCAGCGTGATGCTGGGCTATGCCTTTGTGGGCGCCCGCGCGGTCCGCCTGCTGCGCGCATCCGCCGCGAAGTGGCTCGACCGGTTTTGCGGCGGCGCCCTGCTGGCGCTGGCCGGCTCCCTGGCCTTTTACCGCCGCGCCAACAGCTGA
- a CDS encoding LysR family transcriptional regulator, producing MQDLNDMLYFAEVVDRGGFAAAGRALGVPKSRLSRRVAELESRLGVRLLQRTTRKLSLTEAGERYHRHCAAMRDEAAAGAEAVALVQSEPRGTIRVACPVTLAQTTIGSALPLFLSRYPQVRVDMLVSNRVVNLVEEGFDVALRVRTTLEDSGSLVVKNLGISQTLLVGSPAQLARQGRPTRFEDLARLDTISMGAADGRATWQLVGPDGTVRAFQHQPRYVADDLLTLKMAAMRGTGFCPMPHYMCREELAERRLVEVLPGWAPPPGIFHAVFPSRRGLLPAVRRFLDFLGDHIVAEGELAQARGRLPQI from the coding sequence ATGCAAGATCTGAACGACATGCTGTATTTCGCCGAGGTGGTGGACCGGGGCGGTTTTGCGGCTGCGGGCCGTGCCCTGGGGGTGCCCAAGTCGCGCCTGTCGCGCCGGGTCGCCGAGCTGGAAAGCCGGCTCGGCGTGCGGCTGCTGCAGCGCACCACGCGCAAGCTGTCGCTGACCGAGGCCGGCGAGCGCTACCACCGGCATTGCGCCGCCATGCGCGACGAGGCGGCCGCCGGGGCCGAAGCCGTGGCCCTGGTGCAGAGCGAGCCGCGCGGCACCATCCGCGTGGCCTGCCCGGTCACGCTGGCCCAGACCACCATCGGCTCGGCGCTGCCGCTGTTCCTCTCACGCTACCCGCAGGTGCGGGTGGACATGCTGGTGAGCAACCGGGTGGTGAACCTGGTGGAGGAGGGCTTTGACGTGGCGCTGCGCGTGCGCACCACGCTGGAAGACAGCGGCAGCCTGGTGGTGAAGAACCTGGGCATTTCGCAAACCCTGCTGGTGGGCAGCCCGGCGCAACTGGCGCGCCAGGGGCGCCCCACGCGTTTTGAAGACCTGGCCCGGCTGGACACCATCAGCATGGGGGCGGCCGATGGCCGCGCCACCTGGCAACTGGTTGGCCCGGACGGCACCGTGCGTGCCTTCCAGCACCAGCCGCGCTATGTGGCCGACGACCTGTTGACGCTCAAGATGGCGGCCATGCGCGGCACCGGCTTTTGCCCCATGCCGCACTACATGTGCCGTGAGGAACTGGCCGAGCGCCGGCTGGTGGAAGTGCTGCCCGGCTGGGCGCCGCCGCCGGGCATTTTCCACGCGGTGTTCCCGTCGCGCCGCGGCCTGCTGCCCGCGGTGCGCCGCTTCCTCGATTTCCTGGGCGACCACATCGTGGCCGAAGGCGAACTCGCGCAGGCGCGCGGGCGTCTCCCGCAGATCTGA
- the mnmC gene encoding FAD-dependent 5-carboxymethylaminomethyl-2-thiouridine(34) oxidoreductase MnmC → MQPGGDGLAAHWAGRPQWRILHTAFGSGLAFLAAWQAWREDPQRPGLLHFVALTDAPASRAGLLRAAQAQPALAPLAAQLADQGSGLQPGFHRLVFEQGRVLLTLGVGAPHALLRAQNFEADAIWLGSPQAPADADIWDLHALKALARLCRAGTRLTVPAGAPALTQGLAQCGFVAQAEASVSGTANSSPVAWQGEFRPRWQPRRRGEKTLATPGTCVVLGAGIAGATVAASLARRGWRVVVMDAADQPAGGASSLPAGLFAPHVSPDDAPLSRLTRAGCRATQQLARAWLQEGRDWQASGVLEHGARGSRELPAPAPGEDPSAREGGSSVAGAAQLAQAGLDPATPALWHANAGWLRPDRLVRALLAQPGITWRGSTEVARLAREGENWVLYDPQDRPLASTPLLVVAAGIASQRWLSGALPLQALRGQIAWQSHDTGGEPGVAPAGLPPFPLNGQGSLLPAVPLDDGLAWLAGATFERDSTDTTPRPAELAAIHERLQALCPPAAQGLAPAFAAGAVRSWAGVRATLPDRLPAVGPVNAQALPGLWTCTGMGARGLTLAPLCAELLAALLHGEPLPVAQRLARALAADRFAGRQGS, encoded by the coding sequence GTGCAGCCCGGCGGCGACGGGCTCGCGGCGCACTGGGCCGGCCGGCCCCAATGGCGCATCCTGCACACGGCGTTTGGCAGCGGTCTGGCGTTTCTGGCCGCCTGGCAGGCCTGGCGGGAAGACCCGCAGCGCCCCGGCCTGCTGCATTTTGTGGCGCTCACGGACGCGCCCGCCTCCCGCGCCGGGCTGCTGCGCGCTGCGCAGGCGCAGCCGGCGCTGGCCCCGCTCGCGGCCCAGTTGGCCGATCAAGGGTCGGGCCTGCAACCCGGCTTCCACCGGCTGGTGTTCGAGCAGGGCCGCGTGCTGCTCACGCTGGGCGTGGGCGCGCCGCACGCCCTGCTGCGCGCGCAGAACTTCGAGGCCGACGCCATCTGGCTCGGCAGTCCACAAGCCCCGGCTGATGCCGACATCTGGGACCTGCATGCGCTCAAAGCCCTGGCGCGCTTGTGCCGCGCGGGCACCCGGCTGACCGTGCCGGCCGGCGCGCCCGCGCTCACGCAGGGGCTGGCGCAGTGCGGCTTTGTGGCGCAGGCCGAGGCGTCCGTCAGTGGCACCGCCAACTCTTCACCAGTCGCCTGGCAAGGTGAATTCAGGCCCCGCTGGCAGCCCCGGCGCCGGGGGGAAAAGACCCTGGCCACGCCTGGCACCTGCGTGGTGCTGGGCGCCGGCATTGCCGGCGCCACGGTGGCCGCCAGCCTGGCGCGGCGCGGCTGGCGGGTGGTGGTGATGGACGCGGCCGACCAGCCCGCCGGCGGTGCCTCCAGCCTGCCCGCGGGCCTGTTCGCGCCCCATGTGTCGCCCGACGACGCGCCGCTGTCGCGCCTGACCCGCGCCGGCTGCCGCGCCACGCAGCAATTGGCGCGGGCCTGGCTGCAGGAGGGCCGCGACTGGCAGGCCAGCGGCGTGCTCGAGCATGGCGCACGTGGCAGCCGCGAGTTGCCCGCGCCCGCGCCGGGCGAGGACCCGTCGGCCCGCGAGGGCGGCTCCTCGGTCGCAGGCGCCGCGCAACTGGCGCAGGCCGGCCTGGACCCGGCCACCCCGGCGCTGTGGCACGCCAACGCCGGCTGGCTGCGGCCCGACCGGCTGGTGCGGGCCCTGCTGGCCCAGCCCGGCATCACCTGGCGCGGGAGCACCGAGGTGGCACGCCTGGCGCGCGAGGGCGAGAACTGGGTTCTTTATGACCCGCAAGACCGCCCACTGGCCAGCACGCCCCTGCTGGTGGTGGCCGCGGGCATTGCGAGCCAGCGCTGGCTGAGCGGTGCGTTGCCGCTGCAGGCCCTGCGTGGGCAGATCGCGTGGCAGTCCCACGACACAGGTGGTGAGCCGGGCGTGGCCCCGGCCGGGCTGCCGCCCTTTCCGCTGAACGGCCAGGGCAGCCTGCTGCCCGCCGTGCCGCTTGACGATGGCCTGGCCTGGCTGGCGGGCGCGACCTTTGAACGCGACAGCACCGACACCACCCCCCGGCCTGCGGAACTGGCCGCCATCCACGAGCGGCTGCAGGCCCTGTGCCCGCCCGCAGCCCAAGGCCTTGCCCCGGCGTTCGCGGCCGGCGCCGTGCGCTCCTGGGCCGGCGTGCGCGCCACCTTGCCCGACCGGCTGCCCGCGGTGGGCCCGGTGAACGCCCAAGCCCTGCCGGGCCTGTGGACCTGCACCGGCATGGGCGCGCGCGGGCTCACGCTGGCGCCGCTGTGCGCCGAGCTGCTGGCCGCCCTGCTGCACGGTGAACCGCTGCCGGTGGCGCAGCGGCTGGCGCGCGCGCTGGCCGCCGACCGTTTTGCCGGCCGGCAGGGTTCATGA
- a CDS encoding response regulator transcription factor: MPERVFIKVVGFTDVERHALNTVFRLSGERDAAYALWAPDAPAPPRLALIDGQSYEARLELALPNADPSLKMIWVGDSPPANAWRSFSRPLLWPHVLHAVDSLFGVVDAPAVDLDLDFDLAGGPDTQPPDDGPPAMRALLINPDPEERLYLRARLSLANLVFMDEAASVAEALALMRTQPYAVVVADLAAPGMGGWQGAQQLQDAATPSTCLLVSSSVGGWLARWQARKVGVQGLMHKPFDPAELAALLRKVERPMAA, translated from the coding sequence ATGCCTGAGCGCGTCTTTATCAAGGTGGTGGGGTTTACCGATGTGGAGCGGCACGCCCTCAACACGGTGTTCCGCCTGTCGGGCGAGCGTGACGCCGCCTATGCCTTGTGGGCGCCTGACGCGCCCGCGCCACCGCGGCTGGCGCTGATCGATGGCCAGAGCTACGAGGCGCGGCTCGAACTGGCCCTGCCCAATGCCGACCCCTCGCTCAAGATGATCTGGGTTGGCGACTCGCCACCGGCCAATGCCTGGCGTTCGTTCAGCCGGCCGCTGCTGTGGCCCCATGTGCTGCATGCGGTGGACAGCCTGTTTGGCGTGGTCGATGCGCCTGCCGTGGACCTCGACCTGGATTTCGACCTGGCCGGTGGCCCCGACACGCAGCCCCCGGACGACGGCCCGCCCGCCATGCGGGCGCTGCTGATCAACCCCGACCCCGAGGAGCGGCTGTACCTGCGGGCCAGGCTGTCGCTGGCCAATCTGGTGTTCATGGACGAAGCCGCGAGCGTGGCCGAGGCGCTGGCGCTGATGCGCACCCAGCCCTATGCCGTGGTGGTGGCCGACCTTGCGGCGCCGGGCATGGGCGGCTGGCAGGGCGCACAGCAGCTGCAGGACGCCGCCACCCCGTCCACCTGCCTGCTCGTGAGCAGCAGCGTGGGCGGCTGGCTCGCCCGCTGGCAGGCCCGCAAGGTCGGTGTGCAGGGCCTCATGCACAAGCCTTTTGACCCCGCCGAACTCGCCGCGTTGCTACGAAAAGTAGAGCGCCCCATGGCCGCCTGA
- a CDS encoding FMN-dependent NADH-azoreductase gives MKLLHIDSSVMGGNSVSRQLTERIVAQWRANYPGTTVDYLDLAQNAPSHLSVDSLGFRMGPQGDNLSDVQRRENAVSEALVSQFLAADVIVVGAPLYNFSVPSQLKAWIDRVAQVGRTFKYTDKGPVGLAGGKTVIVASSRGGVYSTSDAGRALEHQESYLQTVFGFLGITDVRFVRAEGVAMGEAPKAAALAAAQDAIQALNQPAANQAQSTLAA, from the coding sequence ATGAAACTGCTTCATATCGATTCCAGCGTGATGGGTGGCAACTCGGTCTCGCGCCAGCTCACCGAACGCATCGTGGCCCAGTGGCGCGCCAACTACCCGGGCACCACGGTGGACTACCTGGACCTGGCCCAGAACGCCCCGAGCCACCTGTCGGTCGACTCCCTGGGTTTTCGCATGGGGCCACAGGGCGACAACCTGTCGGACGTGCAGCGCCGCGAAAACGCTGTGTCCGAGGCGCTGGTGAGCCAGTTCCTGGCGGCTGATGTGATCGTGGTCGGCGCCCCGCTGTACAACTTTTCCGTCCCCAGCCAGCTCAAGGCCTGGATCGACCGGGTTGCCCAGGTCGGCCGCACCTTCAAGTACACCGACAAGGGCCCCGTGGGCCTGGCCGGTGGCAAGACCGTGATCGTGGCCTCGAGCCGCGGCGGCGTGTACTCCACCAGCGACGCCGGCCGCGCGCTGGAACACCAGGAGAGCTACCTGCAGACGGTGTTTGGCTTCTTGGGCATCACCGACGTGCGCTTTGTCCGCGCCGAAGGCGTGGCCATGGGCGAGGCCCCCAAGGCCGCCGCGCTGGCCGCCGCACAGGACGCGATCCAGGCGCTGAACCAGCCCGCCGCCAACCAGGCGCAAAGCACGCTGGCCGCCTGA
- a CDS encoding sulfite exporter TauE/SafE family protein: MHDFAFILAGFVVGTVVGLTGVGGGSLMTPILIFGFGIKPYLAIGTDLLFAAFTKLGGSVALARRKVIDWPVVGLLSLGSIPAALATIYVLHRVGPADPAVQRLMTTTLGVALLLTAAATLYKAVKGKSTPREIAPGQLAVAARPRHAALPVLFGAAIGALVSLTSVGAGAIGVTVLMLLYPMLPLPRIVAADIAYAVPLTLVAGLGHASIGSVDWHLLALLLTGSLPGIWLGSRLMTRTPDRVIRSLLSLLLAYAGAKLISI, translated from the coding sequence ATGCATGACTTTGCGTTCATTCTCGCTGGATTCGTGGTGGGCACCGTGGTGGGGCTCACCGGGGTGGGCGGCGGCTCGCTGATGACGCCGATCCTGATTTTCGGCTTCGGCATCAAGCCTTACCTGGCCATCGGCACCGACCTGCTGTTCGCGGCCTTCACCAAGCTGGGCGGCTCGGTGGCGCTGGCGCGCCGCAAGGTGATCGACTGGCCGGTGGTGGGCCTGCTCTCGCTGGGCAGCATTCCCGCGGCGCTGGCCACCATCTATGTGCTGCACCGCGTGGGCCCGGCCGACCCGGCGGTCCAGCGCCTCATGACCACCACGCTGGGCGTGGCCTTGCTGCTGACCGCGGCCGCCACCCTGTACAAGGCCGTCAAGGGCAAGAGCACCCCGCGCGAGATCGCGCCCGGGCAGCTCGCGGTGGCCGCCCGGCCACGCCACGCCGCGTTGCCGGTGCTGTTTGGCGCGGCCATCGGCGCGCTGGTGTCTCTGACCTCGGTGGGCGCGGGCGCCATTGGCGTCACCGTGCTGATGCTGCTGTACCCGATGCTGCCGCTGCCGCGCATCGTGGCCGCCGACATTGCCTATGCCGTGCCGCTCACGCTGGTGGCCGGGCTGGGCCACGCGTCCATCGGCTCGGTGGACTGGCACCTGCTGGCGCTGTTGCTGACCGGCTCGCTGCCCGGCATCTGGCTGGGCTCGCGGCTGATGACGCGCACGCCCGACCGCGTGATCCGTTCGCTGCTGTCGCTGCTGCTGGCCTATGCCGGCGCCAAGCTCATTTCGATCTGA
- a CDS encoding thioredoxin family protein encodes MIGRMPSARSDLVACLCAEWCGVCRDYAAPFHALAAQWPQARFAWIDIEDEAELLGSLEVENFPTLLIARAGQPVFFGPLLPQPGTLERLLRACLTTPDAPAALADPAVHALAARLQQREA; translated from the coding sequence ATGATCGGGCGGATGCCTTCCGCCCGGTCCGACCTTGTAGCCTGCCTGTGCGCCGAATGGTGCGGCGTCTGCCGCGACTATGCGGCGCCTTTCCATGCGCTGGCCGCTCAATGGCCCCAGGCCCGCTTTGCCTGGATCGACATCGAGGACGAAGCCGAGCTGCTCGGCAGCCTGGAGGTCGAGAACTTCCCCACCCTGCTCATCGCGCGCGCCGGCCAGCCGGTGTTTTTCGGGCCGCTGCTGCCCCAGCCGGGCACGCTGGAACGGCTGCTGCGGGCCTGCCTGACCACGCCCGACGCGCCGGCGGCGCTGGCCGACCCCGCGGTGCACGCCCTGGCGGCCCGGCTGCAGCAGCGCGAAGCCTGA
- the argA gene encoding amino-acid N-acetyltransferase: MSAVFNFTFVPWFRSVAPYIHMHRGKTFVVGLCGEAIAAGKLQHLAQDLALIQSMGVKIVLVHGFRPQVNEQLKAKGHAARYSHGMRITDEVALDCAQEAAGQLRYEIEAAFSQGLPNTPMAGSTVRVISGNFITARPVGVLDGVDFQHSGLVRKVDVAGIQRTLDFGAMVLLSPFGFSPTGEAFNLTMEEVATSVAIALQADKLIFITEIPGIRVKPGEPEGEDNPIDTELPLAAAEQLLADAAPGQRPTDTAFYLQHCVKACKAGVERSHILPFALDGALLLEIYVHDGVGTMVVDEKLESLREATADDVGGILQLIEPFEKDGTLVKRSRTEIERDAANYTIVEHDGVIFACAALYPYPEARTGEMAALTVSPQSQGQGDGEKVLRRIEQRARAMGLSSIFVLTTRTMHWFLKRGFVQVDPDWLPEARKRKYNWDRKSLVLVKKLG, translated from the coding sequence ATGTCCGCCGTCTTCAATTTCACCTTCGTGCCCTGGTTCCGATCGGTCGCGCCCTACATCCACATGCACCGGGGCAAGACCTTTGTGGTGGGCCTGTGCGGCGAGGCCATCGCGGCCGGCAAGCTGCAGCATCTGGCGCAGGACCTGGCGCTGATCCAGAGCATGGGCGTGAAGATCGTGCTGGTGCACGGCTTCCGGCCGCAGGTCAACGAACAGCTCAAGGCCAAGGGCCATGCGGCCCGTTACTCCCATGGCATGCGCATCACCGACGAGGTGGCGCTGGACTGCGCGCAGGAGGCCGCGGGCCAGCTGCGCTACGAGATCGAGGCCGCCTTCAGCCAGGGCCTGCCCAACACCCCCATGGCCGGGTCCACGGTGCGCGTGATTTCGGGCAACTTCATCACCGCGCGGCCCGTCGGCGTGCTCGACGGCGTGGACTTCCAGCACAGCGGCCTGGTGCGCAAGGTGGATGTCGCGGGCATCCAGCGCACGCTGGACTTCGGCGCCATGGTGCTGCTGTCGCCGTTCGGCTTCTCGCCCACGGGCGAGGCCTTCAACCTGACCATGGAAGAAGTGGCCACCTCGGTGGCCATCGCGCTGCAGGCCGACAAGCTGATCTTCATCACCGAGATCCCCGGCATCCGCGTCAAGCCCGGCGAGCCCGAGGGCGAGGACAACCCCATCGACACCGAGCTGCCACTGGCCGCGGCCGAGCAGCTGCTGGCCGACGCCGCGCCCGGCCAGCGCCCGACCGACACGGCCTTCTACCTGCAGCACTGCGTCAAGGCCTGCAAGGCCGGCGTGGAGCGCAGCCACATCCTGCCGTTCGCGCTGGACGGGGCCCTGCTGCTCGAAATCTATGTGCACGACGGCGTGGGCACCATGGTGGTCGATGAAAAGCTCGAAAGCCTGCGCGAGGCCACGGCCGACGACGTGGGCGGCATCCTTCAACTGATCGAGCCGTTCGAAAAGGATGGCACCCTGGTCAAGCGCAGCCGCACCGAAATCGAACGCGACGCGGCCAACTACACCATCGTCGAGCACGACGGGGTGATCTTTGCCTGCGCGGCGCTCTATCCCTACCCCGAGGCCCGCACCGGCGAAATGGCCGCGCTCACCGTGTCGCCGCAAAGCCAGGGCCAGGGCGACGGCGAGAAAGTCCTGCGCCGCATCGAGCAGCGCGCCCGCGCCATGGGCCTGTCGAGCATCTTTGTGCTCACCACGCGCACCATGCACTGGTTCCTCAAGCGCGGCTTCGTGCAGGTGGACCCGGACTGGCTGCCCGAGGCCCGCAAGCGCAAGTACAACTGGGACCGCAAGAGCCTGGTCCTGGTGAAAAAACTCGGCTGA
- a CDS encoding oxidative damage protection protein: protein MARTVNCIKLGKEAEGLDFPPYPGELGKRIWESVSKEAWAAWLKQQTMLVNENRLNLADQRAREYLKRQMENHFFGSGADVAQGYVPPTNG, encoded by the coding sequence ATGGCTCGTACCGTCAACTGCATCAAGCTCGGCAAGGAAGCCGAAGGCCTGGATTTCCCGCCCTACCCCGGTGAACTGGGCAAGCGCATCTGGGAAAGCGTGAGCAAGGAGGCCTGGGCCGCCTGGCTCAAGCAGCAGACCATGCTGGTCAATGAAAACCGGCTCAACCTGGCTGACCAGCGGGCCCGCGAGTACCTCAAGCGCCAGATGGAAAACCATTTCTTCGGCAGCGGCGCCGACGTGGCCCAGGGCTACGTGCCCCCGACCAACGGCTGA
- a CDS encoding DMT family transporter, producing MAGILLHIAGLWLLSSLDASGKLLVMAGVPVLMVSWFRYVVHIGLMTAVVLPQRGRAIFATKSLPRQLQRGLMMITTTVLFFSVLGRVPLAEGTAMNFMAPLFLMALAPWLLQEPHRLHRWLGVVVGFAGMLIVMRPGGQLDRVGVILGLLTALAFALFQIATRRVAHDDPLTTNYYGGLFGAIALTLALPWFWRTPQLAPWQWLLLASTGVTGFLGHWLQIAAFKRAPATLLAPFSYLQIVAAATLGWLVFGQLPDRATAAGIALICAAGLGVAVAEARLAARRARDLRANLDKVAAPTGPGPAAP from the coding sequence ATGGCCGGCATTCTTCTGCACATCGCGGGCCTGTGGCTGCTGTCCTCGCTCGACGCCTCGGGCAAGCTGCTGGTGATGGCGGGCGTGCCCGTGCTCATGGTCTCGTGGTTCCGCTATGTGGTGCACATTGGCCTGATGACGGCCGTGGTGCTGCCGCAGCGCGGGCGGGCCATCTTTGCCACGAAATCGCTGCCACGCCAGTTGCAGCGCGGCCTGATGATGATCACCACCACGGTGCTGTTCTTCTCGGTGCTGGGCCGTGTGCCGCTGGCCGAGGGCACGGCCATGAACTTCATGGCACCGCTGTTCCTGATGGCGCTGGCGCCCTGGCTGCTGCAGGAGCCGCACCGGCTGCACCGCTGGCTGGGCGTGGTGGTCGGCTTTGCGGGCATGCTCATCGTGATGCGCCCGGGCGGCCAGCTTGACCGCGTGGGCGTGATCCTGGGCCTGCTCACGGCGCTGGCGTTCGCGCTGTTCCAGATCGCCACGCGGCGCGTCGCCCACGACGACCCGCTGACCACCAACTACTACGGCGGCCTGTTCGGCGCCATCGCGCTCACGCTCGCGCTGCCCTGGTTCTGGCGCACGCCGCAGCTTGCGCCCTGGCAATGGCTGCTGCTGGCGTCCACCGGCGTCACCGGGTTTCTGGGGCACTGGCTGCAGATTGCCGCCTTCAAGCGCGCACCCGCCACGCTGCTGGCCCCGTTCAGCTACCTGCAGATCGTGGCCGCCGCCACCCTGGGCTGGCTGGTGTTTGGCCAGTTGCCCGACCGGGCCACGGCGGCCGGCATCGCGCTGATCTGCGCGGCCGGCCTGGGCGTGGCGGTGGCCGAGGCCCGGCTGGCGGCGCGGCGCGCCCGCGACCTGCGGGCGAATCTTGATAAAGTCGCTGCACCCACGGGCCCCGGCCCGGCTGCCCCCTGA